A genomic region of Manihot esculenta cultivar AM560-2 chromosome 15, M.esculenta_v8, whole genome shotgun sequence contains the following coding sequences:
- the LOC110601144 gene encoding eEF1A lysine and N-terminal methyltransferase isoform X2 has product MGKRDKQPSQSSSDELLKTLGDFTSKENWDKFFTIRGTDDSFEWYAEWTELRQPLLALLDGAPPTGNHDTSLHPNSPLQILVPGCGNSRLSEHLYDAGFKDITNIDFSKVVISDMLRRNVRERPGMRWRVMDMTGMQFADETFDAVLDKGGLDALMEPELGPKLGTQYLSEVQRVLKSGGKFICLTLAESHVLGLLFSKFRFGWRMSVQAIPHKPSAKPSLRTFMVIAEKDISTNLLPITSSFDHCSLDCSGSQAAGLHEAVENENQIRREYSSGSDILYSLEDLQLGAKGDLTKLSQGRRFQLTLGGQGGSRFTYRAVLLDAKDNSVPFSYHFGVFIVPKTRAHEWLFSSEEGQWLVIESSKAARLIMVILDSSHANISMDDIQKDLSLLVKQLAPGKDDNGSQIPFMMAGDGIKQRHILLKVTSSLTGTIIVEDVVYENVDGDVSRLFPSKDLIFRRLIFQRTEGLVQSEALLTRDESSPKAVEMERKKPSSSKSKRRGYQKRNEPSNRLKVYHDYLASSYHTGIISGFMLISSYLESVVSAGNMVNAVVVGLGAGLFPMFLHGCMPFLQIEVVELDPVILNIARDYFGFDEDKYLKVHIADGIKFVREFNNHAPSDRILHQHEDTSGISKSSSKGSCIISHADGNMSPGLDILVIDVDSSDSSSGMTCPAADFVEESFLLTVKDSLSEQGLFVVNLVSRSSAIKDMVIERMKTVFSHLFSLQLEKDVNIVLFGLCSEFCVQEDSFPEAALQLEKLLKFKHPEISKSIIEPSKKIKCLK; this is encoded by the exons ATGGGGAAGAGGGACAAACAACCATCGCAATCATCCTCCGACGAGCTTCTCAAAACCCTAGGAGACTTCACTAGCAAGGAAAACTGGGATAAGTTTTTCACAATTCGGGGCACTGATGACTCTTTCGAGTGGTATGCTGAGTGGACTGAGCTCCGCCAACCACTCCTCGCCCTTCTTGATGGAGCTCCGCCCACTGGAAACCACGACACTTCTCTTCATCCTAACTCTCCGCTGCAGATTCTCGTGCCTGGTTGCGGCAATTCGCGCTTATCGGAGCATCTGTATGATGCGGGGTTTAAGGATATTACGAATATTGATTTCTCGAAAGTTGTGATTTCCGATATGCTGAGGAGgaatgtgagagaaagacctgGCATGCGTTGGCGGGTCATGGACATGACCGGAATGCAG TTCGCAGATGAGACATTTGATGCTGTTCTTGATAAAGGTGGATTGGATGCTTTGATGGAGCCAGAGCTTGGGCCTAAGCTGGGGACGCAATATTTGTCAGAG GTGCAAAGAGTTCTGAAATCTGGGGGCAAGTTTATTTGTCTTACCCTGGCAGAGTCTCATGTTTTAG GTTTGCTTTTCTCTAAGTTTCGGTTTGGGTGGAGGATGAGTGTTCAGGCGATCCCACATAAACCATCTGCCAAACCTAGCCTTCGAACCTTTATGGTGATTGCTGAGAAAGATATTTCTACTAATTTGCTCCCGATAACATCATCATTTGATCATTGTTCTCTTGATTGCAGTGGAAGCCAG GCTGCTGGTCTGCATGAAGCTGTTGAAAATGAGAATCAGATTCGTAGAGAATATTCAAGTGGTTCTGACATATTGTACTCTCTTGAAGATCTGCAATTAGGAGCTAAAGGGGACTTGACAAAGCTTAGCCAAGGTCGTCGTTTTCAGCTTACTTTGGGTGGGCAAGGAGGCTCTCGTTTCACTTACAGAGCTGTCCTTCTAGATGCCAAGGACAATTCTGTCCCATTCTCATATCATTTTGGTGTTTTCATTGTGCCTAAG ACGCGAGCTCATGAATGGCTGTTCTCTTCAGAAGAAGGACAGTGGCTGGTGATTGAAAGCTCAAAGGCAGCTCGTCTCATTATG GTTATACTTGACAGCAGTCACGCTAATATTAGCATGGATGATATTCAG AAGGATTTATCTCTGCTGGTTAAACAGTTGGCACCTGGAAAGGATGACAATGGATCACAAATACC TTTCATGATGGCGGGTGATGGAATCAAACAACGGCATATTCTGCTCAAG GTTACATCTTCATTAACTGGCACAATAATTGTTGAAGATGTGGTTTATGAAAATGTTGATGGTGATGTTAGTCGGCTTTTTCCATCTAAAGATTTGATATTCCGTCGTCTCATCTTCCAACGAACTGAGGGCTTGGTGCAGTCTGAAGCTCTTCTTACCAGGGATGAATCTTCCCCTAAAGCTGTTGAAATGGAAAGGAAAAAACCTTCATCTTCAAAATCTAAGAGAAGAGGATATCAGAAACGAAATG AACCAAGCAACAGGCTGAAGGTTTATCATGACTATTTGGCAAGTTCTTACCATACTGGGATCATTTCTGGCTTTATGTTGATCTCATCATATTTGGAAAGTGTGGTATCAGCTGGAAATATG GTTAATGCGGTTGTAGTAGGTCTTGGGGCTGGTTTATTTCCTATGTTTCTCCACGGATGTATGCCTTTTTTGCAAATTGAG GTGGTGGAGTTGGATCCCGTGATACTTAATATAGCAAGGGACTACTTTGGTTTTGATGAAGATAAATACTTGAAG GTGCATATTGCTGATGGAATTAAGTTTGTTAGAGAGTTTAATAACCATGCACCAAGTGATAGAATACTCCACCAACATGAGGATACTTCAGGCATTTCAAAGTCATCTTCAAAGGGAAGTTGCATTATTTCTCATGCAGATGGCAACATGAGTCCTGGGCTTGATATACTTGTTATTGATGTGGATTCCTCAGATTCAAG CTCTGGGATGACCTGCCCAGCTGCAGATTTTGTGGAAGAGTCGTTTCTCCTAACTGTTAAAGATTCCCTTTCTGAGCAAGGTCTGTTTGTTGTTAATTTGGTCTCAAGGTCCTCGGCTATTAAAGATATGGTTATTGAAAGGATGAAAACG GTCTTCTCCCACCTCTTCAGCCTTCAGCTTGAGAAAGATGTCAATATAGtcctttttggtctttgttCAGAATTTTGTGTCCAGGAGGACTCCTTCCCTGAGGCTGCGCTTCAGCTTGAAAAGCTACTGAAATTCAAGCACCCAGAAATAAGTAAAAGTATTATAGAACCCTCAAAGAAGATAAAATGTTTGAAATGA
- the LOC110601144 gene encoding eEF1A lysine and N-terminal methyltransferase isoform X1, with protein MGKRDKQPSQSSSDELLKTLGDFTSKENWDKFFTIRGTDDSFEWYAEWTELRQPLLALLDGAPPTGNHDTSLHPNSPLQILVPGCGNSRLSEHLYDAGFKDITNIDFSKVVISDMLRRNVRERPGMRWRVMDMTGMQFADETFDAVLDKGGLDALMEPELGPKLGTQYLSEVQRVLKSGGKFICLTLAESHVLGLLFSKFRFGWRMSVQAIPHKPSAKPSLRTFMVIAEKDISTNLLPITSSFDHCSLDCSGSQAAGLHEAVENENQIRREYSSGSDILYSLEDLQLGAKGDLTKLSQGRRFQLTLGGQGGSRFTYRAVLLDAKDNSVPFSYHFGVFIVPKTRAHEWLFSSEEGQWLVIESSKAARLIMVILDSSHANISMDDIQKDLSLLVKQLAPGKDDNGSQIPFMMAGDGIKQRHILLKVTSSLTGTIIVEDVVYENVDGDVSRLFPSKDLIFRRLIFQRTEGLVQSEALLTRDESSPKAVEMERKKPSSSKSKRRGYQKRNGEPSNRLKVYHDYLASSYHTGIISGFMLISSYLESVVSAGNMVNAVVVGLGAGLFPMFLHGCMPFLQIEVVELDPVILNIARDYFGFDEDKYLKVHIADGIKFVREFNNHAPSDRILHQHEDTSGISKSSSKGSCIISHADGNMSPGLDILVIDVDSSDSSSGMTCPAADFVEESFLLTVKDSLSEQGLFVVNLVSRSSAIKDMVIERMKTVFSHLFSLQLEKDVNIVLFGLCSEFCVQEDSFPEAALQLEKLLKFKHPEISKSIIEPSKKIKCLK; from the exons ATGGGGAAGAGGGACAAACAACCATCGCAATCATCCTCCGACGAGCTTCTCAAAACCCTAGGAGACTTCACTAGCAAGGAAAACTGGGATAAGTTTTTCACAATTCGGGGCACTGATGACTCTTTCGAGTGGTATGCTGAGTGGACTGAGCTCCGCCAACCACTCCTCGCCCTTCTTGATGGAGCTCCGCCCACTGGAAACCACGACACTTCTCTTCATCCTAACTCTCCGCTGCAGATTCTCGTGCCTGGTTGCGGCAATTCGCGCTTATCGGAGCATCTGTATGATGCGGGGTTTAAGGATATTACGAATATTGATTTCTCGAAAGTTGTGATTTCCGATATGCTGAGGAGgaatgtgagagaaagacctgGCATGCGTTGGCGGGTCATGGACATGACCGGAATGCAG TTCGCAGATGAGACATTTGATGCTGTTCTTGATAAAGGTGGATTGGATGCTTTGATGGAGCCAGAGCTTGGGCCTAAGCTGGGGACGCAATATTTGTCAGAG GTGCAAAGAGTTCTGAAATCTGGGGGCAAGTTTATTTGTCTTACCCTGGCAGAGTCTCATGTTTTAG GTTTGCTTTTCTCTAAGTTTCGGTTTGGGTGGAGGATGAGTGTTCAGGCGATCCCACATAAACCATCTGCCAAACCTAGCCTTCGAACCTTTATGGTGATTGCTGAGAAAGATATTTCTACTAATTTGCTCCCGATAACATCATCATTTGATCATTGTTCTCTTGATTGCAGTGGAAGCCAG GCTGCTGGTCTGCATGAAGCTGTTGAAAATGAGAATCAGATTCGTAGAGAATATTCAAGTGGTTCTGACATATTGTACTCTCTTGAAGATCTGCAATTAGGAGCTAAAGGGGACTTGACAAAGCTTAGCCAAGGTCGTCGTTTTCAGCTTACTTTGGGTGGGCAAGGAGGCTCTCGTTTCACTTACAGAGCTGTCCTTCTAGATGCCAAGGACAATTCTGTCCCATTCTCATATCATTTTGGTGTTTTCATTGTGCCTAAG ACGCGAGCTCATGAATGGCTGTTCTCTTCAGAAGAAGGACAGTGGCTGGTGATTGAAAGCTCAAAGGCAGCTCGTCTCATTATG GTTATACTTGACAGCAGTCACGCTAATATTAGCATGGATGATATTCAG AAGGATTTATCTCTGCTGGTTAAACAGTTGGCACCTGGAAAGGATGACAATGGATCACAAATACC TTTCATGATGGCGGGTGATGGAATCAAACAACGGCATATTCTGCTCAAG GTTACATCTTCATTAACTGGCACAATAATTGTTGAAGATGTGGTTTATGAAAATGTTGATGGTGATGTTAGTCGGCTTTTTCCATCTAAAGATTTGATATTCCGTCGTCTCATCTTCCAACGAACTGAGGGCTTGGTGCAGTCTGAAGCTCTTCTTACCAGGGATGAATCTTCCCCTAAAGCTGTTGAAATGGAAAGGAAAAAACCTTCATCTTCAAAATCTAAGAGAAGAGGATATCAGAAACGAAATGGTG AACCAAGCAACAGGCTGAAGGTTTATCATGACTATTTGGCAAGTTCTTACCATACTGGGATCATTTCTGGCTTTATGTTGATCTCATCATATTTGGAAAGTGTGGTATCAGCTGGAAATATG GTTAATGCGGTTGTAGTAGGTCTTGGGGCTGGTTTATTTCCTATGTTTCTCCACGGATGTATGCCTTTTTTGCAAATTGAG GTGGTGGAGTTGGATCCCGTGATACTTAATATAGCAAGGGACTACTTTGGTTTTGATGAAGATAAATACTTGAAG GTGCATATTGCTGATGGAATTAAGTTTGTTAGAGAGTTTAATAACCATGCACCAAGTGATAGAATACTCCACCAACATGAGGATACTTCAGGCATTTCAAAGTCATCTTCAAAGGGAAGTTGCATTATTTCTCATGCAGATGGCAACATGAGTCCTGGGCTTGATATACTTGTTATTGATGTGGATTCCTCAGATTCAAG CTCTGGGATGACCTGCCCAGCTGCAGATTTTGTGGAAGAGTCGTTTCTCCTAACTGTTAAAGATTCCCTTTCTGAGCAAGGTCTGTTTGTTGTTAATTTGGTCTCAAGGTCCTCGGCTATTAAAGATATGGTTATTGAAAGGATGAAAACG GTCTTCTCCCACCTCTTCAGCCTTCAGCTTGAGAAAGATGTCAATATAGtcctttttggtctttgttCAGAATTTTGTGTCCAGGAGGACTCCTTCCCTGAGGCTGCGCTTCAGCTTGAAAAGCTACTGAAATTCAAGCACCCAGAAATAAGTAAAAGTATTATAGAACCCTCAAAGAAGATAAAATGTTTGAAATGA
- the LOC110601145 gene encoding RPM1-interacting protein 4 isoform X5: MEQSSTVPKFDNWESEENVPYTAYFEKARKGRTEGKVNGSYSEINSQILNTKPQIHASSFQMKPTDVLRAQEAVRSKHEHLSQEEFDLRRSNDDVDKIDGAKVLRANHEHGEDGEQRRPANSPLRHDNAQRVATDSNLHHYGGVSSSDTHKRFMRRSAASDLSTEQPQLHPHNQAKIGSKGNVVSSPTWERKGSSEGTHGLAPMTPGRSRLKSVTRGNDCPDDSAAVPKFGEWDEMNPASADGYTHIFNKVREERQGGVAKVPVLPTETSHSNGHKQYGNENSKQSCCCFSWGRSSNFARK, translated from the exons ATGGAA CAAAGCTCTACTGTGCCCAAGTTTGACAACTGGGAAAGTGAAGAGAATGTGCCCTACACGGCCTATTTTGAGAAGGCGAGGAAGGGAAGAACTGAAGGCAAAGTGAATGGAAGTTACTCTGAAATAAactctcaaattttaaataccAAGCCTCAAATTCATGCCTCCTCTTTCCAAATGAAACCAACAGATGTGCTAAGAGCGCAAGAAGCCGTGAGGTCAAAGCATGAACATTTAAGCCAAGAAGAGTTTGATTTAAGGAGATCAAATGATGATGTTGACAAGATCGATGGCGCAAAGGTACTAAGGGCAAATCATGAACATGGGGAAGATGGTGAACAGAGGAGACCAGCAAATTCTCCACTGCGCCATGATAATGCTCAGAGGGTGGCAACTGACTCAAATCTTCACCATTATGGTGGTGTGAGCTCTAGCGACACCCATAAAAGGTTTATGCGGAGGAGTGCAGCCTCTGATCTCAGCACTGAACAGCCACAACTACACCCACATAACCAGGCAAAAATTGGTAGCAAAGGTAATGTAGTATCTTCGCCGACGTGGGAAAGAAAGGGTTCATCAGAAGGTACTCATGGTCTAGCTCCCATGACCCCTGGAAGATCCCGATTGAAATCAGTCACCCGAGGCAATGATTGT CCTGATGACAGTGCTGCTGTTCCAAAATTTGGGGAATGGGATGAGATGAACCCCGCATCAGCTGATGGGTACACTCACATTTTCAACAAAGTACGAGAAGAAAGACAGGGTGGAGTGGCAAAGGTGCCTGTCCTACCGACTGAAACTTCTCATTCCAATGGGCACAAGCAGTATGGCAATGAAAATTCCAAG CAGAGCTGTTGCTGCTTTTCCTGGGGAAGAAG CAGCAATTTCGCCAGAAAGTGA
- the LOC110601145 gene encoding RPM1-interacting protein 4 isoform X1: MVIPLDGGDQFQKFKQSSTVPKFDNWESEENVPYTAYFEKARKGRTEGKVNGSYSEINSQILNTKPQIHASSFQMKPTDVLRAQEAVRSKHEHLSQEEFDLRRSNDDVDKIDGAKVLRANHEHGEDGEQRRPANSPLRHDNAQRVATDSNLHHYGGVSSSDTHKRFMRRSAASDLSTEQPQLHPHNQAKIGSKGNVVSSPTWERKGSSEGTHGLAPMTPGRSRLKSVTRGNDCPDDSAAVPKFGEWDEMNPASADGYTHIFNKVREERQGGVAKVPVLPTETSHSNGHKQYGNENSKQSCCCFSWGRSSNFARK, encoded by the exons ATGGTAATTCCTTTGGATGGAGGGGATCAGTTCCAAAAGTTTAAG CAAAGCTCTACTGTGCCCAAGTTTGACAACTGGGAAAGTGAAGAGAATGTGCCCTACACGGCCTATTTTGAGAAGGCGAGGAAGGGAAGAACTGAAGGCAAAGTGAATGGAAGTTACTCTGAAATAAactctcaaattttaaataccAAGCCTCAAATTCATGCCTCCTCTTTCCAAATGAAACCAACAGATGTGCTAAGAGCGCAAGAAGCCGTGAGGTCAAAGCATGAACATTTAAGCCAAGAAGAGTTTGATTTAAGGAGATCAAATGATGATGTTGACAAGATCGATGGCGCAAAGGTACTAAGGGCAAATCATGAACATGGGGAAGATGGTGAACAGAGGAGACCAGCAAATTCTCCACTGCGCCATGATAATGCTCAGAGGGTGGCAACTGACTCAAATCTTCACCATTATGGTGGTGTGAGCTCTAGCGACACCCATAAAAGGTTTATGCGGAGGAGTGCAGCCTCTGATCTCAGCACTGAACAGCCACAACTACACCCACATAACCAGGCAAAAATTGGTAGCAAAGGTAATGTAGTATCTTCGCCGACGTGGGAAAGAAAGGGTTCATCAGAAGGTACTCATGGTCTAGCTCCCATGACCCCTGGAAGATCCCGATTGAAATCAGTCACCCGAGGCAATGATTGT CCTGATGACAGTGCTGCTGTTCCAAAATTTGGGGAATGGGATGAGATGAACCCCGCATCAGCTGATGGGTACACTCACATTTTCAACAAAGTACGAGAAGAAAGACAGGGTGGAGTGGCAAAGGTGCCTGTCCTACCGACTGAAACTTCTCATTCCAATGGGCACAAGCAGTATGGCAATGAAAATTCCAAG CAGAGCTGTTGCTGCTTTTCCTGGGGAAGAAG CAGCAATTTCGCCAGAAAGTGA
- the LOC110601145 gene encoding RPM1-interacting protein 4 isoform X2, whose amino-acid sequence MVIPLDGGDQFQKFKQSSTVPKFDNWESEENVPYTAYFEKARKGRTEGKVNGSYSEINSQILNTKPQIHASSFQMKPTDVLRAQEAVRSKHEHLSQEEFDLRRSNDDVDKIDGAKVLRANHEHGEDGEQRRPANSPLRHDNAQRVATDSNLHHYGGVSSSDTHKRFMRRSAASDLSTEQPQLHPHNQAKIGSKGNVVSSPTWERKGSSEGTHGLAPMTPGRSRLKSVTRGNDCPDDSAAVPKFGEWDEMNPASADGYTHIFNKVREERQGGVAKVPVLPTETSHSNGHKQYGNENSKSCCCFSWGRSSNFARK is encoded by the exons ATGGTAATTCCTTTGGATGGAGGGGATCAGTTCCAAAAGTTTAAG CAAAGCTCTACTGTGCCCAAGTTTGACAACTGGGAAAGTGAAGAGAATGTGCCCTACACGGCCTATTTTGAGAAGGCGAGGAAGGGAAGAACTGAAGGCAAAGTGAATGGAAGTTACTCTGAAATAAactctcaaattttaaataccAAGCCTCAAATTCATGCCTCCTCTTTCCAAATGAAACCAACAGATGTGCTAAGAGCGCAAGAAGCCGTGAGGTCAAAGCATGAACATTTAAGCCAAGAAGAGTTTGATTTAAGGAGATCAAATGATGATGTTGACAAGATCGATGGCGCAAAGGTACTAAGGGCAAATCATGAACATGGGGAAGATGGTGAACAGAGGAGACCAGCAAATTCTCCACTGCGCCATGATAATGCTCAGAGGGTGGCAACTGACTCAAATCTTCACCATTATGGTGGTGTGAGCTCTAGCGACACCCATAAAAGGTTTATGCGGAGGAGTGCAGCCTCTGATCTCAGCACTGAACAGCCACAACTACACCCACATAACCAGGCAAAAATTGGTAGCAAAGGTAATGTAGTATCTTCGCCGACGTGGGAAAGAAAGGGTTCATCAGAAGGTACTCATGGTCTAGCTCCCATGACCCCTGGAAGATCCCGATTGAAATCAGTCACCCGAGGCAATGATTGT CCTGATGACAGTGCTGCTGTTCCAAAATTTGGGGAATGGGATGAGATGAACCCCGCATCAGCTGATGGGTACACTCACATTTTCAACAAAGTACGAGAAGAAAGACAGGGTGGAGTGGCAAAGGTGCCTGTCCTACCGACTGAAACTTCTCATTCCAATGGGCACAAGCAGTATGGCAATGAAAATTCCAAG AGCTGTTGCTGCTTTTCCTGGGGAAGAAG CAGCAATTTCGCCAGAAAGTGA
- the LOC110601145 gene encoding RPM1-interacting protein 4 isoform X4: MVIPLDGGDQFQKFKQSSTVPKFDNWESEENVPYTAYFEKARKGRTEGKVNGSYSEINSQILNTKPQIHASSFQMKPTDVLRAQEAVRSKHEHLSQEEFDLRRSNDDVDKIDGAKVLRANHEHGEDGEQRRPANSPLRHDNAQRVATDSNLHHYGGVSSSDTHKRFMRRSAASDLSTEQPQLHPHNQAKIGSKGNVVSSPTWERKGSSEGTHGLAPMTPGRSRLKSVTRGNDCPDDSAAVPKFGEWDEMNPASADGYTHIFNKVREERQGGVAKVPVLPTETSHSNGHKQYGNENSKSCCCFSWGRSNFARK; this comes from the exons ATGGTAATTCCTTTGGATGGAGGGGATCAGTTCCAAAAGTTTAAG CAAAGCTCTACTGTGCCCAAGTTTGACAACTGGGAAAGTGAAGAGAATGTGCCCTACACGGCCTATTTTGAGAAGGCGAGGAAGGGAAGAACTGAAGGCAAAGTGAATGGAAGTTACTCTGAAATAAactctcaaattttaaataccAAGCCTCAAATTCATGCCTCCTCTTTCCAAATGAAACCAACAGATGTGCTAAGAGCGCAAGAAGCCGTGAGGTCAAAGCATGAACATTTAAGCCAAGAAGAGTTTGATTTAAGGAGATCAAATGATGATGTTGACAAGATCGATGGCGCAAAGGTACTAAGGGCAAATCATGAACATGGGGAAGATGGTGAACAGAGGAGACCAGCAAATTCTCCACTGCGCCATGATAATGCTCAGAGGGTGGCAACTGACTCAAATCTTCACCATTATGGTGGTGTGAGCTCTAGCGACACCCATAAAAGGTTTATGCGGAGGAGTGCAGCCTCTGATCTCAGCACTGAACAGCCACAACTACACCCACATAACCAGGCAAAAATTGGTAGCAAAGGTAATGTAGTATCTTCGCCGACGTGGGAAAGAAAGGGTTCATCAGAAGGTACTCATGGTCTAGCTCCCATGACCCCTGGAAGATCCCGATTGAAATCAGTCACCCGAGGCAATGATTGT CCTGATGACAGTGCTGCTGTTCCAAAATTTGGGGAATGGGATGAGATGAACCCCGCATCAGCTGATGGGTACACTCACATTTTCAACAAAGTACGAGAAGAAAGACAGGGTGGAGTGGCAAAGGTGCCTGTCCTACCGACTGAAACTTCTCATTCCAATGGGCACAAGCAGTATGGCAATGAAAATTCCAAG AGCTGTTGCTGCTTTTCCTGGGGAAGAAG CAATTTCGCCAGAAAGTGA
- the LOC110601145 gene encoding RPM1-interacting protein 4 isoform X3, protein MVIPLDGGDQFQKFKQSSTVPKFDNWESEENVPYTAYFEKARKGRTEGKVNGSYSEINSQILNTKPQIHASSFQMKPTDVLRAQEAVRSKHEHLSQEEFDLRRSNDDVDKIDGAKVLRANHEHGEDGEQRRPANSPLRHDNAQRVATDSNLHHYGGVSSSDTHKRFMRRSAASDLSTEQPQLHPHNQAKIGSKGNVVSSPTWERKGSSEGTHGLAPMTPGRSRLKSVTRGNDCPDDSAAVPKFGEWDEMNPASADGYTHIFNKVREERQGGVAKVPVLPTETSHSNGHKQYGNENSKQSCCCFSWGRSNFARK, encoded by the exons ATGGTAATTCCTTTGGATGGAGGGGATCAGTTCCAAAAGTTTAAG CAAAGCTCTACTGTGCCCAAGTTTGACAACTGGGAAAGTGAAGAGAATGTGCCCTACACGGCCTATTTTGAGAAGGCGAGGAAGGGAAGAACTGAAGGCAAAGTGAATGGAAGTTACTCTGAAATAAactctcaaattttaaataccAAGCCTCAAATTCATGCCTCCTCTTTCCAAATGAAACCAACAGATGTGCTAAGAGCGCAAGAAGCCGTGAGGTCAAAGCATGAACATTTAAGCCAAGAAGAGTTTGATTTAAGGAGATCAAATGATGATGTTGACAAGATCGATGGCGCAAAGGTACTAAGGGCAAATCATGAACATGGGGAAGATGGTGAACAGAGGAGACCAGCAAATTCTCCACTGCGCCATGATAATGCTCAGAGGGTGGCAACTGACTCAAATCTTCACCATTATGGTGGTGTGAGCTCTAGCGACACCCATAAAAGGTTTATGCGGAGGAGTGCAGCCTCTGATCTCAGCACTGAACAGCCACAACTACACCCACATAACCAGGCAAAAATTGGTAGCAAAGGTAATGTAGTATCTTCGCCGACGTGGGAAAGAAAGGGTTCATCAGAAGGTACTCATGGTCTAGCTCCCATGACCCCTGGAAGATCCCGATTGAAATCAGTCACCCGAGGCAATGATTGT CCTGATGACAGTGCTGCTGTTCCAAAATTTGGGGAATGGGATGAGATGAACCCCGCATCAGCTGATGGGTACACTCACATTTTCAACAAAGTACGAGAAGAAAGACAGGGTGGAGTGGCAAAGGTGCCTGTCCTACCGACTGAAACTTCTCATTCCAATGGGCACAAGCAGTATGGCAATGAAAATTCCAAG CAGAGCTGTTGCTGCTTTTCCTGGGGAAGAAG CAATTTCGCCAGAAAGTGA